AACAGGCACACCAATATTGTTTGAATTCTGGTTGCAACGCCCTTTTGAAGAGACGTGACCATAAGGTTATGCTACTTCTTTTATAACCATTGATTAAGCTTATATACTGGTCCAATGCTAACAAAATGAAGTGGTATGAGTCAAAAGTTGTCACCCTCAAACTAGAGGGCACTTACAATATACGAATAAGTTTTTCTTTGTGTGGCCATTTTACATCTTGAACCTGTGAAAACAGTTTTCTTCCACCATTCTCTAATCCTTCTAttgcataaaattttaataattttcggGCATCAAATCCAgtgttataataaatattcttGGCAGGCAGGCTTGTAGAATTCAAGGGTTTTTGAGATTTACTTTCGTAAATACACAGTGCAGGCAAATAAAACAGTGCTTCATTCAATATACAATGTTTCAAAGGATTAAAATAAGccaaaattaaatatcaattatgacAAATTAGGATAGTGAAAGAAAAGGCCTCAAAACTAGTAAAATCttgttttcaaaatatacaatgccTTCAATAGTTACATAGTGGTACCTCAAGAAGTCatcaaaatatttcttaaatggATACCAGAACTACCTTTTATGGGGATGAAAACCTTGAATATTGTCGACACAGGAAGTTTTAACCAGGTGTACAGTCGGTTTTTCTTGCTTCCTTCTAGATTTCTAAACGCAACCTTCGattacaaagaaataaaagatatataaacaaacaagCAAACGAAATGGAATTAATAATCACAACCAATTCCGCTTGATATGTATAACGAAGTCAACTCAAGAGTAGTCTAACAATGCAAATTTCACATGCAAACCAATTTTACCACCCTCAGTCACCAGCTTGGCAGCCGTTACCAACCAATGTCCAGGAGAATCATGGGGACCACGCACAACTTCAGTTGTTTCCACATATTTAAGTACCTTTCCGGAGCAAACCCGAGTTGGTGGACCATCTGGAAAGACACCAGAGTTAAGTGCGGCTGGTGCTTGCTTTTGAGGACCAGTGATGCTCCGCTGAGTAAATGTGAAAGTTGTACTCAGATTCGTTAggaaattagatttttgagGATTTTTTGGGGCGGCAGCCCACTCTGTCTTTCGGATCATGCAATTGGGTATATAGGTAAAGAGAAGACGAAGGTGCAGCACTGTCTTCGGCCACTTTCCCTTACTTAAGAGCTGTGCACCTGTTACAATGAAAACACCGAAAGACTCCCCATGTAGCCAACTGGGATCGTGTTTAACAACTGATGTGCACACGTTTGAATATCTCTTCCATTTGACTGGTTCTAAAAATTGGTCACTAAACCTGTAGTCATCAGAACCACGCCATTGACATGGCCTGGGGTTGTTAGCCGATGATGAGGTCATGATATTTGGAAGGCTTGAGAGATGTTGTGCATGCAATGCCAGCCGGTCACATTTCTTTCCTTCTAAGTATAATCTTAGGCCTACAACTGGTTTTTGGTCACTTGACACCTGAAATGACATGGTATAGAAATTAAGGGTACAAAATCAGTAACTACAGTTCTATAATTCATAAACTCTTTCAGATGAACCACTAATTGAGTAGCAATTTCAACAAAGATAGATGACCTCAGATAAAACCAAGCAACACTTGTCACAGGTGACATTTAAAACCATTCCAGATCAACATGCCAACACAAAACATAGATATAATGTCTCTCTACCCATATATACTGTATATATCCTAATACATGTTTACATGCAGACTAACAATATCTatgcaaaatgaaattaaaaataagtttatcaACTGTTTTTACAAGGCTaaaactagggctggattcgagccgaaccgagccgagccgagccgagctcaggCTCGGAtcggtttatttatggccgGCTCAAGTtcagctcaagctcgactcgagccgaactcggcttggctcggttcgttttttatatcaaaatgacatcgttttgtatatatatggatcaaaacgacgtcgttttgtataaaaaatttaaaaaaaaaatctatcgagccaatccgagccagctcgagccgagcagagcctgactcgtttcgggcttgaactgagccgagccgagcttgagctcgagctcgagctggctcggctcgagtccagttTTAGCCTAAAACTTTATTGAATGACAAAGGTGTTGAGATGCACTCAGGATTGTCAAAAGTGCTTTGTGTCAGAAATTTGTAGAATGCAGCCTTTTGCTTCAAGTGTGAAACTTTGAGAAGATAAGGAAATAAGCCCAGGGTAAAAGCTATAAGTTAACAATATAACATGGGAGAAGGTTTAGAGAGGATGTCATTTGTACATGGAAATATGCCATGGGCGGTAAAATTAGACTCCAATGCAGCCAACACATAAACAAAATTACATGGCACTCCCTTTGATCCCTGAGTTGGGTCCAGCTTACGCTAAAACCAGCTGTAGTTATCAAAATGTAGAACTCACTgtcaaaattatacattttatgTTTGATCAAATGTGACAGTGTTTACCAAGTTTTTAATAGGAATGTTACAAAAAGTTAAATGAACCTATTCAAGGTTAATAGAGAGAACAAAATTTAACACTAGAAATAGACTGTATAGGAAAGAGTACACCACCCCCACCCCTATCTCAATAAACGTTTGCAAAACTGTTTGTAATAATTAGCTTCTGTTAATGATTGAATTATCGGTATTATTGTATCCATATCAAGGGACTGAAAGGGGCAGCCTACCCCTTTATAGAGCAGAATACGAGGCCTTTGATCTAGACATGGAAGGGAAAAGAAACTGCTATTGATTTTATACATTCAGTCTTTAACAGTTTTCAAGATTAATTCTGATATAGGCTCATGTGGGAATAACCCAATTTATTTTAGGCAACATTTAGTCTTACCTTTTGGTTTGAATACACTACTGACTTAGTAATTGTCAGTATgggtttaaaatataattttgacagTGCTACTAAATAAAATGCAAGTTAATTTTATACATTACTCTTAAACTCAGGATTATTAAGATTGCCATTGAACTTCAAACACTTTTAGCTTAAAGAATCTCTAATTCCCAACAAGAAAATCAAGACTTCATTATCCAGACAGCAATCCACAGTTATGCAAAACTAAGCTAACAACTGAGTATTATGACTCTGTTCACTATCAAGTACCTGTGTAGAGCTGACTTGGATCTTAGGACCCATGAAACTAAATTGCAAATAAGGAAAAGaatcttttttcctttgatGGCGAAGAGGCAGCTCACAGAACATAGGCGCCCATTGTCTGGGAACTTGAAACTCCAAGAAGTATTGTAGATCTTCTGGAGCAGGCTTGTCTAGGAACAGAAACAGTTAAAGAGAGAATTAGTACAATTAGAGGATGTAAGCctcaaataaacatataaacaaataatgatCACCTAGGAAAGAAAGACTACACCATAATAGGGACAGACAAATATGTCTACTTTCTGTTTTCCAATACattagattttgaattaacttaAATGTTATCTTTAAAAGACAGATAAAACCAGTGACAGATGAAATTTTTACTTCACATGTTGAAACCCTATAAACATATTGCAGTCTGTCTTTAACCTTAGTGTGTCCCTAAGACTGCATTTGTTTGTGAATTCATGTGTGGATCTGCACTCACAGAAACTAGTTAACATACaattataaacaatttaaaatgtgCTACTTCAAAATGACAGAGGCTAAGCAATGGACAAAGGCCAATAAATGAATGATTGATTCCCAATTTTTTATTGGCATTGAAACACTTACATCGCATATACAAGTTAATTGCATGACTAAGATAGCCACTGCCGGGAATCCCAGTAAGAAGAGAAGTAATAGGTACAAACTTGAAGAGAATCCCTTCTGGTTTAGAGGGAACTGTTTGGAGCCAACTGGAGTGGCTGTGCAAGAATACATCCCCTCCTCTTTTAGAACAAATTATAGTGAGTCCCTggtccaaataaaaaatagaggaGAATGGTAAAGATTCACATTCTGTAGCATAATTAATAGCAAATACTCGCACTCTCAATCAGTTCTTGACTTACATCTTTTCTTGATGTCTCTGTAATACTGGTCAACTGCATGGAGTTTGACTGTAGAATACGATTAAAGACCTCAGGAACCTAAAGAAATACTGA
Above is a genomic segment from Mangifera indica cultivar Alphonso chromosome 3, CATAS_Mindica_2.1, whole genome shotgun sequence containing:
- the LOC123211886 gene encoding MACPF domain-containing protein At1g14780-like, which produces MEEAIRALGKGFDFTSDFRVRFAKGSNGVGGRLVVIDEVNKRDIVIPPCVTIKGVSEDIRIDKGDRIRFKSDVLEFNQMSELLNQKSAVQGKVPSGYLNSIFDLSGDWFHDAVDTKYLAFDGYFISLYYLHLTTSPLVLQDQVKKSVPPHWDPALLARFIQTYGTHILVGMAVGGLDLICVRQKHSSPVLPADLRGHLEDLGDYLFSDGKSPSLLLRSSREGKQKVPEVFNRILQSNSMQLTSITETSRKDGLTIICSKRGGDVFLHSHSSWLQTVPSKPEGILFKFVPITSLLTGIPGSGYLSHAINLYMRYKPAPEDLQYFLEFQVPRQWAPMFCELPLRHQRKKDSFPYLQFSFMGPKIQVSSTQVSSDQKPVVGLRLYLEGKKCDRLALHAQHLSSLPNIMTSSSANNPRPCQWRGSDDYRFSDQFLEPVKWKRYSNVCTSVVKHDPSWLHGESFGVFIVTGAQLLSKGKWPKTVLHLRLLFTYIPNCMIRKTEWAAAPKNPQKSNFLTNLSTTFTFTQRSITGPQKQAPAALNSGVFPDGPPTRVCSGKVLKYVETTEVVRGPHDSPGHWLVTAAKLVTEGGKIGLHVKFALLDYS